The proteins below come from a single Arthrobacter crystallopoietes genomic window:
- a CDS encoding NAD(P)/FAD-dependent oxidoreductase: MTPVQKQEYDVVIIGGGVAGLSAALVLGRARRKVAVVDSGTPRNQLASHAHGFLTRDGTAPAELLRLAREEVRGYGVDLIEATVVDVTEARVAVLRDGSRVSGRHLILATGLRDVLPELAGADERWGRDLLQCPYCHGWEVRDRKLGVLATGDTSFEQALLVRQWSPQVTLFTHISGEPDDVQRRRLAARHVAIVPGEVKGLVVEDDALAALELADGQRVDCQTLFVEPEAAVDSAIISSVGCGRAEDGCITTDGIGKTDIEGVWAVGNANDPSAQLIAAAGDAYRVAVSVNAELVREDVAAAGG, from the coding sequence ATGACCCCAGTGCAAAAACAGGAGTACGACGTCGTCATCATCGGCGGTGGTGTCGCCGGCCTGAGCGCAGCGCTGGTGCTCGGCCGCGCGCGACGCAAGGTAGCCGTGGTGGATTCCGGCACTCCGCGCAACCAGTTGGCCTCGCATGCCCACGGTTTTCTCACCCGGGACGGGACCGCCCCGGCGGAGCTGCTCCGGCTGGCGCGCGAGGAGGTCCGCGGTTACGGCGTTGACCTGATCGAAGCAACTGTGGTGGACGTCACCGAAGCTCGTGTCGCGGTGCTCCGCGACGGCAGCCGGGTGAGCGGGCGGCATCTCATTCTGGCCACCGGGCTGCGCGACGTACTCCCGGAGTTGGCCGGTGCCGACGAGCGGTGGGGCAGGGACCTGCTGCAGTGTCCCTACTGCCATGGGTGGGAGGTCCGCGACCGCAAGCTCGGGGTGCTCGCCACCGGCGATACTTCCTTCGAACAGGCCCTGCTGGTCCGCCAATGGTCGCCGCAGGTCACGCTGTTCACGCACATCTCAGGGGAGCCTGATGACGTCCAGCGACGGCGGCTCGCTGCCCGGCACGTGGCGATTGTGCCGGGGGAGGTGAAGGGGCTGGTCGTTGAAGACGATGCCCTGGCCGCGCTTGAATTGGCGGACGGGCAGCGCGTCGACTGCCAGACCCTGTTCGTTGAACCTGAGGCCGCGGTCGATTCCGCGATCATATCGTCAGTGGGCTGCGGCCGTGCGGAGGACGGCTGCATCACCACGGACGGAATCGGCAAGACGGACATCGAGGGGGTCTGGGCAGTGGGCAACGCAAACGATCCGTCCGCCCAGCTCATTGCCGCCGCCGGGGATGCCTACCGGGTGGCCGTCTCGGTCAACGCCGAACTGGTGCGCGAAGATGTGGCGGCGGCCGGCGGTTAG
- a CDS encoding HNH endonuclease family protein, with the protein MRPHRRFIAAGCLIIVLLVVWLIAGTSADAEESRGQSSPVPSQTPAVAVPSPSSFSESPAAPDPAPATDNAPALESSEPEPAKPEDRQKPDVAALALLETLPIKGRAPKTGYDRDEFGQAWADVDRNGCDTRNDILARDLSALSFRSNESCRVISGVLQDPYSGRTVEFTRGQETSALVPVDHVVALSDAWQKGAQQLTLEQRTLLANDPLNLLATTQRMNSQKSDGDAATWLPQNKSFRCAYVSRQISVKAAYSLWVTMAEHDAMERILADCPDEAAADSTLVEEPLAPAEPRADKAPAAEEPARMPVPAADKAAPGAAPSPAPARSVNCSDFDTHVAAQTWFEYYHPTMGDIGGLDADGDLLACVSLP; encoded by the coding sequence GTGAGGCCACACCGGCGGTTCATTGCTGCCGGCTGTCTGATCATTGTGCTGCTGGTTGTCTGGCTGATCGCTGGAACGTCTGCGGACGCGGAGGAAAGCAGGGGCCAAAGCAGCCCGGTGCCTAGCCAAACGCCGGCAGTGGCGGTGCCGTCGCCGTCGTCGTTTTCTGAGTCACCGGCAGCACCGGACCCCGCGCCGGCAACGGACAACGCTCCTGCGCTGGAAAGCTCCGAACCGGAACCGGCCAAGCCAGAGGACCGGCAGAAGCCAGACGTCGCGGCACTTGCGCTGCTGGAAACCCTGCCGATCAAGGGCCGCGCGCCGAAGACCGGGTATGACCGCGACGAATTCGGGCAGGCCTGGGCGGACGTGGACCGCAACGGCTGCGACACCCGGAACGACATCCTGGCGCGTGACCTCAGCGCGCTTAGCTTCCGCAGTAACGAATCCTGCCGCGTCATCAGCGGCGTGCTGCAGGACCCGTACTCGGGCCGGACGGTGGAATTCACCCGGGGCCAGGAAACCAGTGCGCTGGTCCCCGTGGACCACGTGGTGGCCCTCAGCGATGCCTGGCAGAAGGGTGCGCAGCAGCTGACGCTTGAGCAGCGCACCTTGCTGGCGAACGACCCGCTGAACCTGTTGGCGACGACGCAGCGGATGAACAGCCAGAAGTCCGACGGCGACGCGGCCACCTGGCTGCCGCAGAACAAGTCCTTCCGGTGCGCGTACGTCTCCCGTCAGATCTCGGTCAAGGCCGCCTACTCGCTGTGGGTGACGATGGCAGAACACGACGCGATGGAACGGATCCTCGCCGACTGCCCGGATGAGGCTGCCGCCGATTCAACCCTCGTGGAGGAACCTCTCGCGCCAGCGGAGCCGCGGGCGGATAAGGCCCCGGCGGCCGAGGAGCCCGCACGAATGCCCGTGCCTGCAGCGGATAAGGCCGCACCGGGTGCCGCCCCTTCCCCGGCGCCTGCACGGAGCGTGAACTGTTCTGACTTCGACACTCATGTTGCAGCCCAGACTTGGTTCGAGTACTATCACCCCACGATGGGGGACATCGGCGGGTTGGACGCCGACGGCGACCTGTTGGCCTGCGTGAGCCTGCCGTAA
- a CDS encoding diacylglycerol/lipid kinase family protein gives MTEPSNTSRRAAVVLNPIKPTTVDIRDLVSKISADEGWDEPLWLETTKEDPGHGMAQQALDGGVDLVIAAGGDGTVRCVAEELAGTDTPLGLLPLGTGNLLARNLDLDVDDPEGSIRVALTGTERRLDVVHVTVDRAMEAHVFLVMAGLGFDAAMMGDTRDDLKDKVGWLAYVDAGIRNLPGKPQRTKITIDGGKPIGRRLRSVMGGNCGKIMGGLEIFPGAKIDDGLLEIMTVAPHGTFGWLGVVAGLLRRGKGKDPSIEYFQCKSAVIETQEPQDIEIDGDYLGKGTHIAMRVEPNSLRVRMPYGKKDPAILTSPEP, from the coding sequence ATGACCGAGCCATCGAACACGTCCCGGCGCGCCGCCGTCGTGCTTAATCCCATCAAGCCGACAACCGTGGACATCCGGGACCTGGTATCAAAAATCAGTGCGGACGAGGGGTGGGACGAGCCGCTCTGGCTGGAAACCACCAAGGAAGACCCGGGCCATGGCATGGCCCAGCAAGCCCTGGACGGCGGCGTGGACCTGGTGATCGCCGCCGGTGGCGACGGAACGGTTCGCTGCGTGGCCGAAGAACTCGCCGGCACGGATACGCCGCTGGGGCTGCTGCCCTTGGGAACCGGCAACCTGCTTGCCCGCAATCTGGATCTCGACGTCGATGATCCCGAAGGCTCCATCCGGGTCGCCCTGACCGGCACGGAACGCCGTCTTGACGTCGTCCACGTGACCGTCGACCGGGCCATGGAGGCACACGTCTTCCTGGTCATGGCCGGCCTGGGCTTCGACGCGGCGATGATGGGCGACACCCGCGACGACCTCAAGGACAAGGTCGGCTGGCTGGCCTATGTCGACGCCGGAATCCGCAATCTGCCTGGCAAGCCGCAGCGGACCAAGATCACCATCGACGGCGGAAAACCAATCGGCCGCCGGCTCCGCAGTGTCATGGGAGGCAATTGCGGCAAGATCATGGGCGGGCTGGAAATCTTCCCCGGGGCCAAGATCGACGACGGGCTGCTGGAAATCATGACCGTGGCACCGCACGGAACGTTCGGCTGGCTTGGGGTGGTCGCCGGGTTGCTCCGCCGCGGCAAGGGCAAGGACCCTTCGATCGAGTATTTCCAGTGCAAGTCCGCAGTGATTGAAACGCAGGAGCCGCAGGACATCGAGATCGACGGCGACTATCTGGGCAAGGGCACGCACATCGCCATGCGCGTTGAACCCAACTCTTTGCGTGTGCGGATGCCGTACGGCAAGAAGGATCCTGCCATCCTGACCAGCCCGGAGCCCTAA
- a CDS encoding response regulator — protein MIKVLIVDDDFMVAKVHAGFVRQTPGFAVVGVAHTGAEALVEAERLQPDLVLLDIHLPDISGLDLLQQLREAVPELDVLVISAAREVDTVRRALRGGIVHYLMKPFSNEDLRERLEHYQQAYRPLASSRSTAEQADVNRVFGVSRTERPLPKGCSVETLRLVEQLLRDTGTDLSASEAADRLGTSRVSARRYLEYLSDDGRVEVQLRYGGVGRPERRYVWRS, from the coding sequence ATGATCAAGGTACTCATTGTCGACGACGACTTCATGGTCGCGAAGGTCCACGCCGGCTTCGTCCGGCAAACGCCCGGTTTCGCCGTCGTCGGCGTCGCCCACACCGGCGCCGAGGCGCTGGTCGAGGCCGAACGGCTCCAGCCCGATCTGGTCCTGCTGGACATCCACCTGCCCGACATCAGCGGGCTGGACCTGCTGCAGCAACTTCGTGAAGCGGTCCCCGAGCTTGACGTGCTGGTGATCAGCGCCGCCCGCGAGGTAGACACCGTGCGCCGGGCGCTGCGCGGCGGCATTGTCCATTACCTGATGAAGCCGTTCTCCAACGAGGACCTGCGCGAGCGGCTCGAACACTACCAGCAGGCTTACCGCCCGCTCGCCTCATCCAGGAGCACCGCCGAGCAGGCGGACGTGAACCGGGTCTTCGGCGTGAGCCGGACCGAGCGGCCGCTGCCCAAGGGGTGCAGCGTCGAGACCCTGCGTCTGGTCGAACAGCTCCTGCGGGACACCGGAACCGACCTTTCGGCCAGCGAAGCCGCGGACCGGCTGGGCACGTCCCGGGTCAGCGCCCGGCGTTACCTGGAGTACCTCAGCGACGACGGGCGCGTGGAAGTCCAGCTCCGCTACGGCGGGGTTGGCCGGCCCGAACGCCGCTACGTCTGGCGGTCCTGA
- a CDS encoding sensor histidine kinase produces the protein MTLAGQYLVLQLLIVLAVLVGVIAISLAQSAQAFERVEGRRALSAAETLAAMPAVRSLLPDAEPRLGAALPAVAESVRTVSGSTFAILARPDRTIITSPDPSQLGQPLPLGESSVLSGRAWTGEVNMDGTTSLVAHVPVIDDRGQTVGIAAVGRKYPSTWERLGEAVPNLLTYLGVSLALGTAGSLLLARRVKRQTLNLEPEEIAGLVEHREAMLHGVKEGVIALDPQQRITLTNDSARRLLGLPLDCVGRSLDELDLMPQLREVLTRDQADADRLVLVGERVVVFNRMPMRSRGRVIGSVTTLRDRTELSSLEKELGATRTTTDTLRAQTHEFANQLHTISGLIQLGEYDEVVNFVDGVSLSRTRLYDDVTSRVQDPAVAALLIAKASLAAERNVALDLVQGSSLGRADDELSRDLTTVVGNLVDNALDAVAGTPAASVRILLEDKADQVLVMVKDSGPGVAVQSLENIFTQGFTTKTSQNDGGRGFGLALTRLVCLRRNGEVSVHNDDGAVFTARLGKRSSQS, from the coding sequence ATCACCCTGGCCGGACAGTATCTGGTCCTGCAGCTGCTGATTGTGCTGGCAGTGCTGGTCGGTGTCATTGCCATCTCCCTGGCCCAGTCTGCTCAGGCTTTTGAACGCGTTGAGGGACGCCGTGCGCTCTCCGCCGCCGAAACCCTCGCGGCCATGCCTGCCGTCCGCTCGCTCCTGCCCGATGCCGAACCGCGGCTGGGGGCCGCACTGCCGGCGGTGGCCGAATCCGTGCGGACCGTCTCCGGTTCCACATTCGCCATCCTGGCCAGGCCGGACCGCACTATCATCACCTCCCCCGACCCGTCCCAGTTGGGCCAACCGCTGCCGCTGGGCGAGAGCAGCGTCCTGTCCGGCCGGGCTTGGACCGGCGAGGTCAACATGGACGGCACCACATCACTGGTGGCACATGTTCCGGTGATCGACGACAGAGGCCAAACGGTGGGAATTGCCGCGGTCGGACGTAAATACCCCTCCACCTGGGAGCGCCTGGGCGAGGCCGTTCCCAACCTGCTCACCTACCTGGGCGTCTCGCTCGCCCTCGGCACCGCCGGCTCCCTGCTGCTGGCGCGCCGTGTCAAACGCCAGACCCTCAACCTGGAACCGGAGGAGATAGCCGGACTGGTGGAGCACCGCGAGGCCATGCTGCACGGCGTGAAAGAGGGCGTCATCGCACTGGACCCGCAGCAGCGGATCACCCTGACCAATGACAGTGCGCGCCGGCTCCTTGGCCTCCCGCTGGACTGCGTTGGCCGCAGCCTCGACGAACTGGACCTGATGCCCCAGCTTCGCGAGGTGCTGACCCGTGACCAGGCGGACGCTGACCGGCTGGTCCTGGTCGGCGAGCGCGTGGTGGTCTTCAACCGCATGCCGATGCGCTCCCGCGGCAGGGTGATCGGTTCCGTCACCACCCTGCGCGACCGCACCGAACTCTCCTCGCTGGAGAAGGAACTCGGCGCCACCCGTACCACCACGGACACCCTGCGCGCGCAGACCCACGAGTTCGCCAACCAGCTGCACACCATCTCCGGCCTGATCCAGCTCGGCGAGTATGACGAAGTGGTCAACTTTGTCGACGGCGTCAGCCTCAGCCGCACCCGGCTTTACGATGACGTCACCAGCCGCGTCCAGGATCCGGCGGTGGCAGCCCTCCTGATCGCCAAGGCCAGCCTTGCTGCCGAGCGCAACGTTGCGCTCGACCTGGTCCAAGGTTCCAGCCTGGGACGGGCTGACGATGAGCTGTCCCGGGATCTGACTACCGTCGTCGGCAATTTGGTGGATAACGCCCTCGACGCTGTCGCCGGCACGCCCGCCGCTAGCGTCCGGATCCTCCTCGAGGACAAGGCCGATCAGGTTCTGGTCATGGTGAAGGACTCCGGCCCGGGCGTGGCGGTGCAGTCCTTGGAGAACATCTTCACGCAGGGCTTCACCACCAAAACATCACAGAACGACGGCGGACGCGGCTTCGGCCTCGCGCTCACCCGGCTAGTATGTCTGAGGCGGAACGGCGAAGTGAGCGTCCACAATGACGACGGCGCCGTGTTCACCGCCCGCCTCGGAAAGCGGAGCTCACAGTCATGA
- a CDS encoding universal stress protein, producing MSIVVGYIPTPEGEAALERAIREASTAEAPLVVVNSTRGDVFVDQRFVQSDAAKELEGRLAASGVEHTLLQPVGGHDAADEVLDAAETHRADLIVIGLRKRTPVGKLIMGSTAQRILLQAECPVLAVKA from the coding sequence GTGAGCATCGTAGTCGGGTACATCCCCACGCCGGAAGGCGAAGCCGCCCTGGAACGGGCCATCCGCGAGGCATCCACGGCCGAGGCGCCGCTGGTAGTGGTGAACTCAACGCGTGGCGATGTCTTCGTTGACCAGCGGTTTGTCCAGTCCGATGCCGCCAAGGAACTGGAGGGCCGCCTCGCAGCCTCCGGCGTGGAGCACACTCTGCTCCAGCCGGTGGGCGGCCACGATGCCGCGGACGAGGTGCTCGATGCGGCGGAGACGCACCGGGCGGACTTGATCGTGATCGGGCTGCGCAAGCGGACTCCGGTGGGCAAGCTGATCATGGGCAGCACCGCGCAACGGATCCTGCTTCAGGCAGAGTGCCCGGTGCTGGCCGTCAAGGCGTAG
- a CDS encoding Bug family tripartite tricarboxylate transporter substrate binding protein, with translation MRRFNAFRLAAVAAGIALAASGCGVTGSSSGSDAAGTSAAAEGPISDLRIMVPNTPGGGYDTTARVAAKVMEETDIASNIEVFNLAGAGGTVGLARVVNEKGNGDLAMLMGLGVVGASYTNESEAKLTETTPLARLIQEPGAIMVSKDSPYKTIDDLVKAWKEDPSKVSVGGGSSPGGPDHLLPMQLAQTVGIDPKDVNFVSYDGGGDLLPAILGNKLGFAASGAGEYIDQIKSGEIRVLATSGEERLEGVDAPTLQESNIDLVFSNWRGIVAPPEASEEDKQKWIDALEKMHGTPEWQQALETNGWTDAFATGEEFASFLKEQDERVANVLTELGLA, from the coding sequence ATGCGTCGATTCAACGCATTCCGCCTGGCCGCCGTGGCGGCAGGCATTGCACTTGCAGCCTCGGGCTGCGGTGTCACCGGGTCCAGCAGCGGCAGCGACGCGGCCGGCACCTCGGCCGCTGCCGAGGGCCCGATCAGCGACCTGCGGATCATGGTCCCGAACACACCGGGCGGCGGTTACGACACCACCGCCCGCGTGGCCGCCAAGGTCATGGAGGAGACGGACATCGCCTCCAACATCGAGGTATTCAACCTGGCCGGTGCCGGCGGTACCGTGGGCCTGGCCCGCGTGGTCAATGAAAAGGGCAACGGCGACCTGGCCATGCTCATGGGCCTGGGCGTGGTGGGCGCGAGCTACACCAACGAGTCCGAGGCGAAGCTGACCGAAACCACGCCGCTGGCCCGCCTGATCCAGGAGCCGGGCGCCATCATGGTCTCCAAGGATTCCCCCTACAAGACCATCGATGATCTGGTGAAGGCGTGGAAGGAAGATCCGTCCAAGGTCAGCGTGGGCGGCGGCTCCTCGCCGGGCGGTCCGGACCACCTGCTGCCGATGCAGCTCGCGCAGACTGTCGGCATCGACCCGAAGGACGTGAACTTCGTGTCCTACGACGGCGGCGGCGACCTGCTCCCGGCCATCCTCGGCAACAAGCTCGGCTTCGCCGCTTCCGGTGCAGGTGAATACATCGATCAGATCAAGAGCGGCGAGATCCGCGTCCTGGCCACCAGCGGCGAAGAGCGCCTCGAAGGCGTCGATGCCCCCACCCTGCAGGAATCCAACATCGATCTGGTCTTCAGCAACTGGCGCGGCATCGTCGCCCCGCCGGAGGCCAGCGAGGAAGACAAGCAGAAGTGGATTGACGCCCTGGAGAAGATGCACGGCACCCCCGAGTGGCAGCAGGCCCTCGAGACCAACGGGTGGACCGACGCCTTCGCCACCGGCGAGGAGTTCGCCTCCTTCCTCAAGGAACAGGACGAGCGCGTGGCCAATGTCCTGACTGAACTGGGGCTTGCGTGA
- a CDS encoding acylphosphatase, protein MDQFYRSGRGLDSGSSELDRILCRPPVPAFFRPALDQPAGAGYVGSMAIDDEVQRNRTRLLAIVSGQVQGVGFRYWAREQAEQLDLHGAAMNQPDGSVKIVAEGTKEAVEDFLARLDSGDSPGLIRNVDATYARATGEFTRFGVG, encoded by the coding sequence ATGGACCAGTTTTACCGTTCCGGCCGCGGGCTTGACAGTGGTTCGAGCGAATTGGACAGGATTCTGTGCCGGCCGCCGGTGCCGGCCTTCTTCCGTCCAGCCCTCGACCAACCGGCCGGGGCTGGCTACGTTGGAAGCATGGCTATTGATGACGAGGTACAACGGAACCGGACCCGGCTTCTGGCCATTGTGAGCGGGCAGGTCCAGGGGGTGGGCTTCCGCTATTGGGCGCGGGAACAAGCCGAGCAGCTTGACCTGCATGGTGCAGCCATGAACCAGCCCGACGGCTCCGTCAAAATCGTCGCCGAGGGCACGAAGGAAGCGGTCGAGGATTTTCTGGCGCGGCTGGACTCGGGCGACAGCCCCGGGCTGATCCGGAATGTCGATGCCACCTATGCACGCGCCACCGGAGAGTTCACGCGCTTCGGGGTCGGTTAA
- a CDS encoding TetR/AcrR family transcriptional regulator: MTLRIEADGRAETGAPVVVRLDPKERILAAAYELFSRRGIRDVGVDELIRESGVAKATFYRHFPSKDDLALAFLERRDQVWTTGYVVAEAMHRGDTAEQRLLAVFDVFDEWFQREDFEACSFVNVLLEMGAGHPLGQACVEYLGKIRGQLRRWADEAGLVETEAFSNSWHLLMKGSIILAAEGDRQAASRARKMGLRLLEEYRPRLEPVGDA; the protein is encoded by the coding sequence ATGACACTACGGATCGAAGCTGATGGTCGTGCCGAAACCGGGGCACCCGTCGTGGTTCGCCTTGATCCAAAGGAACGGATTCTCGCTGCCGCCTACGAACTGTTTTCGCGGCGCGGCATCCGGGACGTCGGGGTTGATGAGCTGATTCGCGAATCCGGCGTCGCCAAAGCGACCTTCTACCGCCATTTCCCCTCCAAGGACGACCTGGCGCTGGCGTTCCTGGAACGCAGGGACCAGGTGTGGACCACGGGCTACGTGGTGGCCGAAGCGATGCACAGAGGGGACACCGCGGAGCAGCGCCTGCTGGCCGTTTTCGACGTCTTCGACGAGTGGTTCCAGCGCGAGGATTTTGAAGCCTGTTCCTTCGTGAACGTGCTGCTGGAAATGGGCGCCGGCCATCCGCTGGGCCAGGCCTGCGTTGAGTATCTGGGCAAGATCCGCGGCCAGTTGCGGCGTTGGGCCGATGAGGCGGGGCTGGTCGAGACCGAAGCGTTTTCCAACTCATGGCATCTGTTGATGAAGGGCTCCATCATCCTGGCCGCCGAAGGGGACCGGCAGGCGGCCAGCCGGGCGCGGAAGATGGGCCTCCGACTGCTCGAAGAGTACCGTCCGCGTCTGGAGCCCGTCGGGGACGCTTAG
- a CDS encoding tripartite tricarboxylate transporter TctB family protein: MKQLASRLKGRSELGIAALLGAVGLIVILDALSLNVPYSQADPVGPKTLPYIVGALLLVCAVLLAINILRGGQGEAEGGEDVDLTHPTDWRTVVPLLGAFVLNIAIIDTVGWVISGTLLFWGSVWALGSRRYIRDGIISLVMALGTFYGFYLGLGIALPAGLLEGVL; this comes from the coding sequence GTGAAACAGCTGGCTTCCCGGCTGAAAGGCCGCTCCGAGCTGGGCATCGCTGCCCTGCTCGGGGCGGTCGGCCTGATCGTCATCCTGGACGCGCTGTCCCTGAACGTCCCGTATTCCCAAGCCGACCCGGTCGGCCCGAAGACCCTGCCCTACATCGTCGGGGCGCTCCTGCTGGTTTGTGCCGTACTGCTGGCCATCAACATTCTGCGTGGCGGCCAGGGCGAGGCCGAGGGCGGCGAAGACGTGGATCTGACCCATCCCACCGACTGGCGTACCGTAGTGCCGCTGCTGGGCGCCTTCGTGCTCAACATTGCCATCATCGACACCGTCGGCTGGGTCATCTCCGGAACCCTGCTCTTCTGGGGCAGCGTCTGGGCCCTGGGCAGCCGCCGTTATATCCGCGACGGCATTATCTCGCTGGTCATGGCTCTGGGTACCTTCTACGGGTTCTACCTCGGCCTGGGCATCGCACTGCCGGCCGGACTGTTGGAAGGAGTGCTCTAA
- a CDS encoding SCO4226 family nickel-binding protein, whose protein sequence is MPEFMDVHHNMVGITAEALKEAHNADLAIQDEEKVEFKKAWADPESGVVYCLSEAPSAEAVQRIHERAGHPADEVHAVPLVV, encoded by the coding sequence ATGCCCGAGTTCATGGATGTGCATCACAACATGGTCGGCATCACCGCCGAGGCCCTCAAGGAGGCCCATAACGCGGACCTTGCCATTCAGGATGAAGAAAAGGTGGAATTTAAGAAGGCATGGGCCGATCCGGAGAGCGGGGTTGTCTACTGCCTCTCCGAAGCACCGTCAGCCGAGGCCGTCCAGCGTATCCACGAGCGCGCCGGCCATCCCGCCGACGAAGTGCATGCAGTACCGCTCGTCGTCTGA
- a CDS encoding tripartite tricarboxylate transporter permease — METFDLLMQGFSTAATPMNLLYAFIGVLLGTAVGVLPGIGPAMAVALLLPVTYSLEPTSAFIMFAGIYYGGMYGGSTTSILLNTPGESSTVITAIEGHKMAKSGRAAQALATAAIGSFVAGTIGTALLVAFAPFVVDFAVSLGDPSYLAIIVLALIAVTAVLGGSKLRGFSALGIGLAIGLVGADPVTGQQRLVFGQPLLVDGLDIVVVAVAIFAVGEALWIAAHLRRKPMQTIPVGRPWMGKKDWKRSWKPWLRGTAYGFPFGALPAGGAEIPTFLSYVTEKKLSKHPEEFGHGAIEGVAGPEAANNASAAGTLTPMLALGLPTNATAAVMLAAFIQFGIQPGPLLFDSEPQLVWALIASLFIGNTLLLLINLPLAPVWAKLLQLPRPYLYAGILFFATLGAYAVNLQAFDLVILLLLGLLGFAMRRYGLPVLPLVIGLILGPRAEESLRTTLQLSAGNISGLWSEPVAVVVYIIVALVLLAPLVLKVIRKRRPQSVLAGNVPLGVGETAADNDGVVAGTATVSQRDGDRVRPDSNRDGDPTGQGPDEASGISDGTEARHRAEEIKHEREKS, encoded by the coding sequence ATGGAGACATTCGACCTGCTGATGCAGGGATTCTCGACGGCGGCCACGCCCATGAACCTGCTGTACGCCTTTATCGGTGTGCTGCTGGGTACCGCGGTCGGCGTGCTGCCGGGCATCGGGCCGGCCATGGCCGTGGCCCTGCTGCTCCCGGTGACCTACTCGCTGGAACCGACCAGTGCGTTCATCATGTTCGCCGGCATCTACTACGGCGGCATGTACGGCGGCTCCACCACCTCCATTCTGTTGAACACCCCGGGCGAGTCGTCCACGGTGATCACCGCCATTGAAGGCCACAAGATGGCCAAGTCCGGGCGGGCGGCGCAGGCCCTGGCCACCGCCGCCATCGGCTCCTTCGTAGCCGGCACCATCGGCACCGCGCTGCTGGTGGCGTTCGCCCCGTTCGTGGTGGACTTCGCCGTCAGCCTCGGCGACCCCAGCTACCTGGCCATTATCGTCCTGGCGCTCATCGCTGTGACCGCCGTGCTCGGCGGTTCCAAGCTGCGCGGTTTCTCCGCCCTCGGCATCGGCCTGGCCATCGGGCTGGTCGGTGCAGACCCGGTTACCGGGCAGCAGCGCCTCGTCTTTGGCCAGCCGCTGCTGGTGGACGGGCTGGACATCGTGGTTGTCGCCGTCGCCATCTTCGCGGTCGGTGAAGCCCTCTGGATCGCCGCGCACCTGCGCCGCAAGCCGATGCAGACCATACCCGTGGGCCGGCCCTGGATGGGTAAAAAGGACTGGAAGCGGTCTTGGAAGCCGTGGCTGCGCGGCACTGCTTACGGCTTCCCGTTCGGCGCCCTGCCGGCCGGCGGTGCCGAAATCCCCACGTTCCTGTCCTATGTGACAGAGAAGAAGCTCTCCAAGCATCCGGAGGAGTTCGGCCACGGCGCCATCGAGGGCGTTGCCGGTCCCGAGGCTGCCAACAATGCCTCGGCGGCCGGTACACTGACCCCGATGCTGGCGCTGGGCCTGCCGACGAACGCGACCGCCGCCGTCATGCTGGCCGCCTTCATCCAGTTCGGTATCCAGCCCGGACCGCTGTTGTTCGACAGCGAGCCGCAGCTGGTGTGGGCGCTGATCGCCAGCCTGTTCATCGGCAACACTCTGCTGCTGCTGATCAACCTGCCGCTGGCACCGGTTTGGGCCAAGCTGCTGCAGCTGCCGCGTCCCTACCTCTATGCCGGCATCCTGTTCTTCGCCACGTTGGGCGCCTACGCAGTCAACCTGCAGGCATTCGACCTGGTGATCCTGCTGCTGCTCGGCCTGCTCGGCTTTGCGATGCGCCGCTACGGACTGCCGGTGCTGCCTCTTGTCATCGGGCTCATCCTCGGCCCGCGCGCCGAGGAATCGCTGCGCACCACGCTGCAGCTGAGCGCCGGAAACATCTCCGGCCTGTGGAGCGAGCCCGTCGCCGTCGTTGTTTACATCATCGTGGCGCTGGTCCTGCTTGCGCCGCTGGTCCTGAAGGTTATTCGCAAGCGCCGGCCGCAGTCGGTCCTCGCCGGAAATGTTCCGCTGGGCGTGGGCGAAACTGCTGCCGACAACGACGGCGTCGTGGCCGGTACGGCAACCGTCTCTCAGCGCGACGGCGACCGAGTACGACCGGATAGCAACAGGGACGGCGACCCCACCGGACAAGGACCCGACGAAGCCAGTGGCATTTCCGACGGAACCGAGGCCCGGCACCGTGCCGAAGAAATCAAACATGAACGGGAGAAATCGTGA